A single region of the Stigmatella aurantiaca genome encodes:
- a CDS encoding efflux RND transporter periplasmic adaptor subunit yields MRASALLSVLGLVLLPGCQKEPPPAAHPAEAPHGDEHGHGHEAAHAEAITLTPEAVRNARLQTAEAQRKPLAVGLTVPARLAFPQRGVAQVAARVPGRIASIEVDLGDRVKKGQVLGYLESPDLGRARADYLAATMKAQVAAENFRREKELFAKGITSEREMREAEGTYVTIEADRNAADARLHALSLTDQEIKALRSDEHYSTRFPARAPLDGTVVDIPVTVGQEVGGTTPLFTVGDLSTLWALLEVSEAQLATVRQGQAVDLAVQAIPGQRFQGKVTYIGDIVDEKTRTTPVRVVLPNTEGNLKPGMFATAEISTGGTAPGTPGTEQVVVPREAVQQVAGEQVVFVPKGPHQFQAVDVRTGASSATEIEILEGLEPGTAVVTQGAFILKSELSKESMGEGHSH; encoded by the coding sequence ATGAGAGCCTCTGCCCTGCTGTCCGTGCTGGGGCTCGTCCTGCTTCCGGGCTGCCAGAAGGAGCCCCCCCCCGCCGCCCACCCCGCCGAAGCGCCGCATGGCGACGAGCATGGCCATGGGCACGAAGCGGCCCACGCGGAGGCCATCACCCTGACGCCGGAGGCCGTGCGCAACGCGCGCTTGCAGACCGCCGAGGCCCAGCGCAAGCCGCTCGCCGTGGGGCTCACCGTCCCGGCGCGCCTGGCCTTTCCCCAGCGCGGCGTGGCCCAGGTGGCCGCCCGCGTCCCCGGGCGCATCGCCAGCATCGAGGTGGACCTGGGGGACCGCGTGAAGAAGGGCCAGGTGCTTGGCTACCTGGAGAGCCCGGACCTGGGCCGGGCCCGCGCGGACTACCTGGCGGCCACCATGAAGGCCCAGGTGGCCGCGGAGAACTTCCGCCGCGAGAAGGAGCTGTTCGCCAAGGGCATCACCAGCGAGCGCGAGATGCGCGAGGCGGAGGGCACCTACGTCACCATCGAGGCGGACCGCAACGCCGCCGATGCCCGGCTGCACGCGCTGAGCCTCACGGATCAGGAGATCAAGGCGCTCCGGTCCGATGAGCACTACAGCACCCGCTTTCCCGCGCGCGCCCCGCTCGACGGCACCGTGGTGGACATCCCCGTCACCGTGGGCCAGGAGGTGGGCGGCACCACGCCGCTGTTCACCGTGGGGGACCTGTCCACGCTCTGGGCGCTGCTGGAGGTCTCCGAGGCGCAGCTCGCCACCGTCCGCCAGGGGCAGGCCGTGGACCTGGCCGTCCAGGCGATCCCCGGCCAGCGCTTCCAGGGCAAGGTGACGTACATCGGGGACATCGTGGACGAGAAGACCCGCACCACCCCCGTGCGCGTCGTGCTGCCCAACACCGAGGGCAACCTCAAACCCGGGATGTTCGCCACCGCGGAGATCAGCACCGGCGGCACCGCCCCAGGCACCCCGGGAACCGAGCAGGTCGTCGTGCCCCGCGAGGCCGTGCAGCAGGTGGCCGGCGAACAGGTCGTCTTCGTCCCCAAGGGGCCCCACCAGTTCCAGGCGGTGGATGTCCGGACCGGCGCCTCCTCGGCCACGGAGATCGAAATCCTCGAGGGGCTCGAACCAGGCACCGCCGTGGTGACGCAGGGCGCCTTCATCCTCAAGTCCGAGCTCTCCAAGGAGAGCATGGGCGAAGGCCACTCCCACTAG